TGATCGCCAACTGCTGGTAGTAGCGGGGCTTCTTCCCGCCTACCTCAAAGTAATAGGGCGAGGTGAGCAGCGCCTCATCCACCCCCAGCAGCCCTTGGCTCTGACGATACCGTTGCCACAGCTCCTCCGGTGAGGGAAATGCCTCCAGCCCTAGCACTTGTTCCACCTGAGGATAAGTACCACTGCGATCATGGAGCAAAAAGCCATCCCCATTTGAAGAAAACACAAACGGCACTTGTAAAGTCTCGGCATACCCCAGGGCTTGCTGCATTCCCGCCCCCAAGCTATGTTTGTTATCCTTCGCTTCAATCACGGCAATCGGCTGGTTCTGATGGTGAAACAGCAAATAATCTGCTCGCTTGCGCTTCCCCCTTGTTGTCAATTGCCCCCGCACAATGATCTGCCCATCCGTAAAGCCATATTCCCGCCGGATTTGGCTTTTCTTCCAACCCGCCGCATCAATCGCCGGAGTAATATAGCGATCGCAAATATCCGCTTCACTCAGAGATTTTTTGGTCATCAAACAAAAAATAAAGGCATTTTAAGCGTGAGCAGCATTCAGCTCGCTCCTACTCATCATACCCAGGCAAATCACCTATGGTTCGGCAGTTTGATAGGGCTATTTCTCTCCCCCTGGACCTTACCTGTCTCTGCTTACACCCTATTCCCTAGATCTCGGCCTGCAAAGTTCCCAGATCTATGTCACCCATTTACACACCCAATTACACCCAATTCAGGTGTTGGAATCGACGGGGCATCCCTTTAGACTATTGGCATTCAATTCATCAGAGCCAAGGGCCAACCTATGTCCGCTGCCCCCTTATCCATCGCACTGTTGACCTATGCCACCAAACCACGGGGCAGCGTTATCCATACCCTAGAACTGGCAGCAGCGCTTACCGCTTTGGGCCATCAGGTTTGTGTGTATGCTCTCGATAAAGATGGTCAAGGCTTTGAGCGAGCATTGTCTCATCCTGTACAGCTTATCCCTGCTAAAGTTGCACCTATTAATCAAGTTGCACCTATTAATATTGATGCCCTAATCCAGCAACGGATTCAGGAATTTGTCACGTTCTTAGGGAAATATCCCCATCAACACGATATCTATCATGCTCAGGATTGCATTGGTGCCAACGCTTTAATGCAACTTCGCCAAACACAATATCTCCCCCACGTCGTGCGCACCGTCCATCATATTGAAGACTTCCAGAGTCCCTATTTACAGCAGTGCCAAGACCGCTCAATTCGAGACCCCGACTTATGTTTATGTGTCAGTGATCACTGGCAAGAGAGACTTGCCGCTGAGTACCACATCACGGCTCCTCGGGTAACGAATGGCGTTAATTTAGAGCGGTTTTCTCCTACTCCCACTGGACAGGAGTCTGATCTTAAAGAAACCTTGGGCTTACAAGGATCTCCCATCTATCTGACGGTAGGCGGGATTGAACCGCGCAAAAATTCCCTCCGGTTACTCACTGCCTTTGCACAAGTCTTGCAGCAATACCCTCAAGCCCAGCTTGTGATTGCAGGCGGTGCAACTCTGTTTGACTACCAAGATTATCGAGACCAGTTTTTCCAACAGGTCCAGGCATTACAAATTGGCATTGGACGGTCTCTAATTCTGCCAGGGGTTGTAGCTGATGCTGATCTTCCGGTGCTGTATCGTTGTGCGGATGCCTTTTGTTTTCCGTCTTTGAAAGAAGGATGGGGACTAGTCGTGCTGGAAGCGATCGCATCTGGGTTACCGCTGCTTCTCTCAAACCAACCGCCTTTTACTGAATTTTTAGGTAGGGAACAAGCCGTGTGGGTCAATCCCCAAGATCCTGACCAGATGGCTAAAGGGATGTTGAGCCTTGATCCAACCAACAGTTCCGCGTTCCTCAACCCTGCCACCCCAATTTTGGACCAATATTCTTGGCATCAGTCAGCGCTTTGCCATGTAGAGCAGTATCGACACCTACAGGCTAAGAAATAAACTGAATCATTTGTACCTTGGGGTTAGCCAGATCTTGATAGGTCTGAGCTCGAGTTTCTAGAGATTGCAGTTGTCCTAAGGCGAGACTGCAAGGCATACCATACTTTGCTTTTACCCGGTTGCTGGCAATGGTCAGAGCGGTTTGCGATCGCGCAATAAAGTCACTCAATTCATAGATATTTCCTGGCTCTAGATAGTCTTTGACGACCAAGGAAGGGGAATAGCAGGTTTCCTGGGTACCGTCAGGCCATTGAATTTGAAAGCGAATTTCTGGCATGGGGCAAAGGGTGACGGGTGAAAGAGATTTCCTAACCTTTACTTTAACGGCGCAGGGGGAGTTGCAAGTTGTACTGGTTGATACAAAGTGAGGGGAGTCTTTTTTATTCAATAAAGAAGTGATCCGTTCTCCTGAGCTTTTCCATCCGCAAGCTTCAAACCATACCTTGCTAAATTCTGTTCAATTACTCTCCGATCTTCAGGATGTCAATGCGATTGGTCAAAGTATTTCTGGGTGCTTAGAACCAGCAGAAATCGCCCATCGTGTCACTGAAGCGTTGGTCCAGCGCTTTCAATGTGCCTTTGCTCGCATCTGGCTAACGGACACCGATCAGCAAGCGTTGACTTTAGTAGCTTCTTCTGGGCTGTATACCCATACCAATGGTTCTTTTGCCCATGTGCCCATGGGTGCCTATAAGGTGGGCAAGATTGCCCAAAACCGGGTGCCGTTTTTAAGTAATTATTTACCGGATGAACTCTGGGTCAAGGATCGAGACTGGGCGATTGCCAATCAAATTCAAGGGTTTGCCGGGTATCCGCTGATGGCGGGTGATCGAGTGTTAGGAGTCCTAGCCACCTTTAGTCATACGCCCCTCGCTCCAGAATTCCTCGAAGTTCTGCAAATGCTGTGTCTGACGACAACTATTGCCTTAGATGCCGCACTTCAGTCGCAGAGAACGATACCTAAATCTGTGTCTCAAAGCGGGGCAATAGCTCTTTCCGATCAATTGGCAAAGGTGCTCACCTCAACTCAGTTAATGTTGGTGGGCACGGAGCGAGATCTTCCGGCTTCCATGGCCTATGCCCTGCTGCGGGGGGTAGAGCTTTTAACCCAACTGAATTGCAGCTATTGCCGCTTGACCTATGGTGAACAAGCCGTATTGTTGGATGCGATCGCAATCTTCCCCCCTAACATCCGTGAAGATCTGTTAGAGCAAGCTTCCTCGCCCTTGGCAGAGCTACAACGGATGACTCTATGGCTGGGAGGAACATTGACCACCCAACCGGACCCCCAAGATCGCGTGTTTGAGTTGACCTTAACTCTGCCCTATGGGGCTGCACCTGAGCATTTATCCGTGTCCGTCCACTGTCAACAGTCTGTCATACAACTGGCGTTTACCCACCTATGCTTGCAAGCAGGCTTAAATCTGAAAGAAATGCTGTCTGCCAAAACGACAGAATCAAATTGTCAAGAAGTCCTGCTGACAGATCGTCTGAATATCCCATCGTCTAAGTCGCCCATTATTTGGATTCAGCATTCTCCTCGGGGGCAGATCCCTGCAGCCGCTCAAGCGGTGGTGACGCTGGATATTATTCCCCAGCAGCTGTATACGGTTGTAGCTCAAGTCTCTCAAGGCCAAGCTACGTTGCCTGAGCTAATTGCTCCTGCCTTATCCGACCGAGAGCAGGAAATTATGCGGTTGCTATCTCAAGGGCTGAGAGATCGCGATATTGCCAACCGATTGCATATCAGCGAAAGTACCGTTCGGTTTCACGTCAACAATACATTGACAAAGTTAAAGGCCAAAAATCGGTATCAAGCGGTTTATGAAGCAACCAGTCGAGAGTGGATCTAGCTACTGTATAAAAATAGTTACTTTAGACAAGACCAGTACAAATTGCAAGATCTAATTTCGAGTAATTTGCATCAGAGTGCTGTCAAACTCAAGCATCTTCATACAGCAAAACCGTTTACGCTGCCACGCTTTATCACTGACGTCCAACGCAAGTCAGAGAATCCCTTCGGCAAATTTTCTATTGTTTAGATCACTCAAGGCCAATGAATAATTGCTAATATTAGATGTCACTAAATTTAATACTGTAAAGTATCTGAAACATATAACTTCAGCAGCTTTATAATTAATGCAAAGTAATTGTTCGATTGTTAAGTTCAATAAATAAAGTTATTATTATGCTTTGGAATCAAGTGAACTAAGCAAGCAAAACTCATTCCAATAAATAGATATCAAAAAAAATCAATACAATAACAGGGTTAAAATGTTTATAGAAAGATTTTGGTTAGGATTTGTTGGTGCGATAGTTTTTGAAATAATAAAACTCTATGAAATGATGGGAAAACTGGAATCAAAAAAGTTTAGGTCCATCATGACATCAAAAATATATTGGATTATGATAATTATGATGGCTGCTGCATCTGGCTTTATTGCATGGGGTATTAATGATGGCTACGACAATGTTAGTACATGGCAGGTTATTATGTCAGGTATTGGTGCTAGAACATTAGTAACCAAGCCAATTGAACTCAATATAGCTCATAAAAATACTGAACTAGGTGATAAGAGTAAAATTTCTTTGAAAGATATATATAGTTAAGAAAAAATAGTGAGCAACAATAAATTTAAAGTACTTTTTGCTAGCATTGCTGCAACTTTTATGCTGACAGTACGATCGTGCAGTGATTCAATTGGCTCGTTCATCAAAAAAACTCCACTACCAAAAAATCCGATAACTGCAGTACCAAAATTTAAAAATACTACTGGAATATCCCCACTCTCGAAAGTATTTAAACGAAATCCTGGTGTTCCACTAAAACATCTCACAG
The genomic region above belongs to Acaryochloris sp. CCMEE 5410 and contains:
- a CDS encoding MSMEG_0570 family nitrogen starvation response protein; this encodes MPEIRFQIQWPDGTQETCYSPSLVVKDYLEPGNIYELSDFIARSQTALTIASNRVKAKYGMPCSLALGQLQSLETRAQTYQDLANPKVQMIQFIS
- a CDS encoding MSMEG_0565 family glycosyltransferase; its protein translation is MSAAPLSIALLTYATKPRGSVIHTLELAAALTALGHQVCVYALDKDGQGFERALSHPVQLIPAKVAPINQVAPINIDALIQQRIQEFVTFLGKYPHQHDIYHAQDCIGANALMQLRQTQYLPHVVRTVHHIEDFQSPYLQQCQDRSIRDPDLCLCVSDHWQERLAAEYHITAPRVTNGVNLERFSPTPTGQESDLKETLGLQGSPIYLTVGGIEPRKNSLRLLTAFAQVLQQYPQAQLVIAGGATLFDYQDYRDQFFQQVQALQIGIGRSLILPGVVADADLPVLYRCADAFCFPSLKEGWGLVVLEAIASGLPLLLSNQPPFTEFLGREQAVWVNPQDPDQMAKGMLSLDPTNSSAFLNPATPILDQYSWHQSALCHVEQYRHLQAKK
- a CDS encoding LuxR C-terminal-related transcriptional regulator; the protein is MLNSVQLLSDLQDVNAIGQSISGCLEPAEIAHRVTEALVQRFQCAFARIWLTDTDQQALTLVASSGLYTHTNGSFAHVPMGAYKVGKIAQNRVPFLSNYLPDELWVKDRDWAIANQIQGFAGYPLMAGDRVLGVLATFSHTPLAPEFLEVLQMLCLTTTIALDAALQSQRTIPKSVSQSGAIALSDQLAKVLTSTQLMLVGTERDLPASMAYALLRGVELLTQLNCSYCRLTYGEQAVLLDAIAIFPPNIREDLLEQASSPLAELQRMTLWLGGTLTTQPDPQDRVFELTLTLPYGAAPEHLSVSVHCQQSVIQLAFTHLCLQAGLNLKEMLSAKTTESNCQEVLLTDRLNIPSSKSPIIWIQHSPRGQIPAAAQAVVTLDIIPQQLYTVVAQVSQGQATLPELIAPALSDREQEIMRLLSQGLRDRDIANRLHISESTVRFHVNNTLTKLKAKNRYQAVYEATSREWI